One region of Chaetodon auriga isolate fChaAug3 chromosome 5, fChaAug3.hap1, whole genome shotgun sequence genomic DNA includes:
- the LOC143321391 gene encoding nucleus accumbens-associated protein 2-like has product MSEGLLQVEIPDFGSSVLGSLNEQRLLGHYCDVSILVQGQAFKAHRAVLAASSLYFRDLFSSAADSSSASSSSSSSSSSQAVFELPSSVTPTCFQQILSFCYTGRLSMAASEQLVLMYTAGYLQIQNIVERGMELMMMKASSSSSPLCCDSQTTSADELGGFDTPAVQQQHSAPQLQEASPDQPSLSPEELLLAVSRIKQERTDTPPAEENGGGATEGEGREETRVDIAGDLQSSRSSALCYLGTGGGLVPGLQSYLLAGGGRSSPGGSSLPTDSPPSHPPTEEDLEEDYYGNTVHPGLYQHIYGHPGNPYIPEKMEMLSLPLANERRPCVLVGRDNMALPASLISQIGYRCHPSLYTEGDPGEKVELVAGSGVFMTRGQLMNCHLCAGVKHKVLLRRLLATFFDRNTLANSCGTGIRSSTNDPSRKPLDNRVLNTVKLYCQNFAPNFKESEMNVIAADMCTNARRVRKRWLPKIQSLLPDSLPASSHPRKGKRGGGAGGSGGGVQGGEGASQPSGSPFELDLRQLSASYLGLEAPLYTERREREAAGEREREKEAPAALLPHLQFAGSRGGGGGGGGGGGQVEEGLMGGEADGGGRLQTDQPPDLPLSLSSTSSSSSSSSHPSPQPAEPAPPHRGLADTDERGVEPLEDSQ; this is encoded by the exons ATGTCAGAGgggctgctgcaggtggagatcCCAGACTTTGGCAGCAGCGTGCTGGGCAGCCTGAATGAGCAGCGGCTGCTGGGCCACTACTGCGACGTATCCATCCTGGTGCAGGGTCAGGCCTTCAAGGCGCACCGAGCAGTCCTCGCCGCCTCCTCGCTCTATTTCAGagacctcttcagctctgcggccgactcctcctctgcctcttcctcctcctcctcctcctcctcctcccaggcCGTGTTTGAACTGCCGTCCTCGGTGACGCCGACGTGTTTTCAGCAGATTCTGTCCTTCTGCTACACGGGACGCCTCAGTATGGCCGCCAGTGAGCAGCTGGTGCTCATGTACACCGCCGGGTACCTGCAGATCCAGAACATCGTGGAGCGAGGCAtggagctgatgatgatgaaggcctcctcctcctcctcgcctctcTGCTGCGACTCACAG ACGACCTCGGCAGACGAGCTTGGAGGCTTCGACACCCCGGcggtccagcagcagcacagcgccCCCCAGCTGCAGGAGGCCAGTCCAGACCAGCCGTCCCTGAGCCCAGAGGAGCTTCTTTTGGCCGTCAGCAGGATCAAACAGGAGAGAACCGACACGCCTCCTGCTGAAGAGAACGGAGGAGGAGCAACAgaaggagaagggagagaggagaccAG AGTGGACATCGCTGGGGACCTCCAGTCGTCCAGGAGCAGTGCTCTGTGTTACCTGGGTACAGGTGGAGGTTTGGTTCCGGGGCTGCAGTCCTACCTGCTAGCAGGCGGGGGGCGCTCCAGTCCAGGTGGCTCTAGCCTTCCCACAGactcccctccctctcacccCCCCACTGAGGAGGATCTGGAGGAGGATTATTATGGGAACACAGTCCACCCTGGACTCTACCAGCACATCTATGGACATCCTGGAAACCCCTACA TCCCAGAGAAGATGGAGATGCTCTCTCTCCCATTGGCTAACGAGCGTCGACCCTGTGTGTTGGTTGGTCGGGACAACATGGCGCTCCCTGCCAGTCTGATCAGTCAGATAGGGTATCGCTGCCACCCGTCACTCTACACTGAGGGAGACCCGGGAGAGAAGGTGGAGCTGGTGGCAG GCTCAGGTGTGTTCATGACAAGAGGTCAGCTGATGAACTGTCACCTGTGTGCCGGAGTCAAACACAAGGTGCTCCTCAGGAGACTGCTGGCTACCTTCTTCGACAG AAACACTCTGGCCAATAGCTGTGGGACAGGAATCCGCTCCTCCACCAATGATCCGAGCCGAAAGCCCCTGGACAACCGAGTGTTAAACACCGTCAAac tctatTGTCAGAACTTTGCTCCTAACTTTAAGGAGAGTGAGATGAACGTCATCGCGGCCGACATGTGCACTAACGCCCGCAGGGTCCGTAAACGTTGGCTCCCCAAGATACAGTCTCTCCTCCCCGATAGTCTCCCTGCCTCCTCACACCCCCGCAAGGGcaagaggggagggggagctggaggatcaggaggaggagttcaGGGAGGAGAAGGGGCATCGCAGCCCAGTGGCAGCCCCTTCGAGCTGGACCTGCGGCAGCTCAGCGCCTCCTACCTCGGCCTGGAGGCTCCGTTGTACACAGAGCGACGCGAGAGAGAGGCGGCAggggaaagggagagggagaaggaggccCCGGCCGCCCTCCTGCCTCACCTGCAATTTGCCGGGTCTcgtgggggagggggagggggaggtggaggcggggggcaggtggaggaggggctGATGGGAGGTGAAGCAGATGGGGGAGGGAGGCTACAGACTGATCAACCCCCAgacctccccctctccctgtcctccacctcctcctcttcctcctcctcctcacacccCTCTCCCCAGCCTGCAGAGCCCGCCCCTCCTCACAGGGGATTGGCCGACACAGATGAGAGGGGGGTGGAGCCTCTGGAAGACAGCCAATAA